Proteins from a genomic interval of Streptomyces spororaveus:
- a CDS encoding carbamoyltransferase family protein, translating into MTAVLGLSCYFHDSAAALIIDGQVVAAAEEERFSRVKHDASFPDQAIRFCLEQGGITSRDLTAVAFYEEPATKLGRVLTSGIAGLPRSSSTLTRALGRWGREKLWIESTICRRLGVRPSRVTYVDHHLSHAASSFLASPFAEAATLTIDGVGEWSTATIGQASGAVGGTSPAQIHNQLSLDFPHSVGLLYSAMTEYLGFEVNEGEFKVMGMAAYGTPRYRDKLDQVCTVHEDGSLTLDMRYFAFHRDEKTSLTPRLFDLLGAPPRDARRPFGDEEDGLTSDEQHYADVAASIQELCEDIVVAMAQEAHRRSPSDNLAYAGGVALNGLANRALLDRTPFQNLYIPPAPGDSGGALGAALYTYHALIGQPRSYVARTADLGKDYSECIEKTLGEWGVKSHRYDSDEMVVDFVADRLAAGDVVGWHQGRFEWGPRALGHRSILADPTRVHMKATINKKVKFREQFRPFAPAVLADKAERYFSGPLEQGPARFMQFVVPAREGVAEALPAVVHFGTSRVQAVHADQSPRLASLIEAFDSRSGHPVLLNTSFNLKGEPIVASPADALSTFYRSGLDLLVMGDHVIVKG; encoded by the coding sequence ATGACGGCCGTTCTGGGCCTGTCCTGTTACTTCCACGATTCAGCAGCCGCGTTGATCATTGATGGGCAGGTCGTGGCTGCGGCCGAGGAGGAACGTTTCAGCCGTGTGAAGCACGACGCCTCCTTTCCGGACCAAGCCATCCGGTTCTGCCTTGAACAGGGTGGCATCACCAGCCGTGATCTGACTGCTGTTGCCTTTTATGAGGAGCCGGCAACCAAACTGGGGCGCGTGCTCACCTCAGGCATAGCGGGCCTGCCTCGCTCTTCAAGCACTCTCACCCGAGCCCTTGGGCGGTGGGGCCGGGAGAAGCTGTGGATCGAGTCCACAATCTGCCGTCGGCTGGGGGTTCGCCCGTCCCGGGTCACCTACGTCGACCACCACCTCTCGCATGCGGCGAGCTCCTTCCTCGCCTCTCCGTTCGCCGAAGCCGCCACACTGACCATCGACGGGGTTGGTGAGTGGAGCACCGCGACGATCGGTCAGGCTTCCGGAGCCGTCGGGGGCACCAGCCCAGCGCAGATACACAACCAACTCTCGCTGGACTTCCCACATTCGGTGGGGCTTCTGTACTCGGCGATGACCGAGTACCTGGGGTTCGAGGTGAACGAGGGCGAATTCAAGGTCATGGGAATGGCCGCCTACGGCACGCCTCGCTACCGGGACAAACTCGACCAGGTGTGCACGGTCCATGAGGACGGCTCACTCACCTTGGACATGCGCTACTTCGCCTTCCACCGAGACGAGAAGACAAGCCTGACCCCTCGTCTATTCGACCTGCTCGGCGCGCCCCCGCGGGACGCTCGGCGTCCCTTCGGCGATGAGGAAGACGGCCTCACTTCAGACGAACAGCACTATGCCGACGTCGCGGCGAGTATCCAGGAACTGTGCGAAGACATTGTCGTCGCGATGGCGCAGGAGGCACATCGTCGCAGCCCCTCGGATAACCTCGCCTACGCTGGTGGTGTGGCGCTCAACGGGCTGGCTAACAGAGCACTACTTGACCGGACGCCATTCCAGAACCTTTACATTCCTCCAGCTCCAGGAGATTCCGGAGGCGCTCTGGGTGCAGCCCTATACACCTACCATGCCCTGATCGGGCAGCCTCGCTCCTACGTTGCTCGGACTGCTGACCTGGGCAAAGACTACTCCGAGTGCATCGAAAAGACGCTGGGTGAGTGGGGGGTGAAATCTCATCGCTATGACAGCGATGAGATGGTGGTCGACTTTGTTGCCGACCGTCTGGCCGCCGGTGATGTGGTGGGCTGGCATCAAGGACGGTTCGAGTGGGGACCGCGGGCCCTGGGGCATCGCAGTATCCTGGCCGACCCCACCCGGGTGCATATGAAGGCGACCATCAACAAGAAGGTCAAATTCCGCGAGCAGTTCCGTCCGTTCGCACCAGCCGTCCTGGCGGACAAGGCCGAGCGCTACTTCAGCGGTCCGTTGGAGCAGGGACCGGCCCGGTTCATGCAGTTCGTGGTGCCGGCCAGAGAAGGTGTCGCAGAGGCCCTCCCAGCGGTCGTCCACTTCGGCACTTCGCGAGTACAAGCCGTCCATGCCGATCAGAGCCCCCGGCTAGCGAGCCTGATCGAGGCGTTCGACTCCCGATCGGGACACCCGGTGCTGCTGAACACCTCGTTCAACCTCAAGGGCGAGCCGATTGTGGCGAGCCCGGCGGATGCGCTGTCCACGTTCTACCGCAGCGGTCTCGATCTGCTGGTAATGGGAGACCATGTCATCGTCAAGGGCTAA
- a CDS encoding IS5 family transposase (programmed frameshift) translates to MVRRHELTNTQREHIAPLLPQTGAPGGRWADHRTVVNGVLYRTGTGIPWRDLPERYGSWQTVYERHRRWSADGTWSRILRALQAGADATAPDVDGSWAVNVDSTTCRAHQHAAGARHAPPADHPEKGAERVWTQRAGEALGRSRGGLTSKVHLLTDDRCRPLVWLTSPGQRGDSPMFIPLMQALNVARTGTGRPRTRPDRARGDKAYSSRANRAYLRKRGIKATIAQPDDQRAKRRRRGRAGGRPPAFDREQYRRRNTVERCIGKLKQHRAVATRYDKRDYIFNGTLATAAIVIWLRDPIKEPSDTA, encoded by the exons ATGGTGCGTCGGCATGAACTGACGAATACCCAGCGGGAGCACATAGCCCCACTGCTCCCACAAACCGGTGCCCCAGGCGGTCGGTGGGCCGACCACCGGACCGTGGTCAACGGTGTCCTCTACCGGACGGGGACCGGGATTCCCTGGCGTGACCTGCCCGAACGCTACGGATCCTGGCAGACCGTCTACGAACGCCACCGCCGCTGGTCGGCCGACGGGACCTGGTCGAGGATCCTGCGAGCGTTGCAGGCCGGTGCTGATGCCACCGCCCCGGACGTGGACGGCTCGTGGGCGGTCAACGTCGACTCCACCACCTGCCGGGCCCACCAACACGCGGCCGGGGCCCGGCACGCACCCCCGGCCGACCACCCCGAAAAAGGGGCGGAACGCGTGTGGACGCAGAGGGCTG GAGAGGCCCTGGGACGCTCCCGGGGCGGACTGACCAGCAAGGTCCACCTCCTGACGGACGACCGCTGCCGACCCCTGGTCTGGCTGACCTCGCCCGGCCAGCGCGGGGACAGCCCGATGTTCATCCCGCTCATGCAGGCCCTCAACGTGGCCCGCACCGGAACCGGGCGGCCCCGCACCCGACCGGACCGGGCCCGCGGCGACAAGGCGTACTCCAGCCGCGCCAACCGCGCCTACCTGCGCAAACGCGGGATCAAGGCAACGATCGCGCAGCCGGACGACCAGCGCGCCAAGCGCCGCAGGCGCGGCCGGGCCGGCGGCCGCCCACCGGCCTTCGACCGCGAGCAGTACCGCCGGCGCAACACCGTCGAACGCTGCATCGGGAAACTGAAACAGCATCGGGCCGTCGCGACTCGGTACGACAAACGCGACTACATCTTCAACGGCACCCTGGCCACAGCAGCCATCGTGATCTGGCTCCGCGACCCCATCAAAGAGCCATCAGACACTGCCTAG
- a CDS encoding SMI1/KNR4 family protein, whose product MPSALEHLQTLLGEPEEAWGRPRREVWEASEQHLGVTLPADYKAFMDVYGPGTLDGYLHLNRPTGLMTPAELEIFWSLEGWRDARRGAEDLYPFPFHPDPGGLIPWGHDEHSSEYYFLASDPDPGSWEIVVGSECAEWYRTSGSFTDFLMRCFEGLGRARSWTAPGPDVTPATFPSPRSAVPGKGCQAGRSSCCLQRPAAPADTSFASNAGTFASFERPPGPDR is encoded by the coding sequence ATGCCATCGGCACTGGAACACCTCCAGACACTGCTCGGTGAGCCGGAGGAGGCGTGGGGCCGGCCGCGCCGAGAGGTCTGGGAGGCCTCCGAACAGCACCTCGGTGTCACGCTGCCCGCGGACTACAAGGCCTTCATGGACGTGTACGGGCCCGGAACCCTCGACGGATACCTCCACCTCAACCGGCCAACTGGTCTCATGACCCCCGCTGAACTCGAGATCTTCTGGTCCCTGGAGGGTTGGCGCGATGCACGAAGAGGGGCGGAAGACCTCTACCCCTTCCCCTTCCACCCCGACCCCGGTGGGCTCATCCCCTGGGGCCACGACGAGCACAGCAGCGAGTACTACTTCCTGGCCAGCGACCCGGATCCGGGCAGCTGGGAAATCGTAGTCGGTAGCGAGTGCGCGGAATGGTACCGCACCAGCGGAAGCTTCACCGACTTCCTGATGCGCTGCTTCGAAGGCCTCGGCCGGGCCCGTTCATGGACCGCGCCTGGCCCCGACGTGACGCCCGCTACGTTCCCTTCGCCACGTAGTGCTGTGCCCGGAAAGGGTTGCCAGGCCGGGCGGTCAAGCTGCTGTTTGCAGCGGCCTGCCGCCCCAGCGGACACCTCGTTCGCTTCGAATGCGGGCACGTTCGCGTCGTTTGAACGGCCTCCGGGCCCTGACCGGTGA